DNA from Rosa rugosa chromosome 6, drRosRugo1.1, whole genome shotgun sequence:
AAGGAGCAGGTGATTAGGTAATTTGATTCCATCACCATACATTATAAAAAAACGATGATGATAAGGATTAAGGAGAGCAAAGGATAATTTAGTATATGACCCTACTCTAGTCGGAATTTTGCAAATAATTATTCCGATCATAAATGGCTTGGATCCTCTCTCTGATTCTTCATTTAGGACCACTAACATTTGtcatttattatttttcattacCTCATAATTGGAGAATTTGAACTTGAAATTTCATCTACACAAATGATGatagaaaatataaaattaacttagacTCGGTATTTATCTGTCAGCTGAAAGTTAATAATATATCTATAAGTTTGTATTTTAAAGAATGGCGCGCGCATTAGTTGTTTTCCACTTCAACAGCAGGTTGAGACATTGTAACGAATAATTTTCACCTCTAAAATTTCATCTTCATACGATCGAGAAATTGCTTAAATCCAGTATAGAATACTAAAGTCAATAACATAATTGAATGGAAGAAAGAATTTACTTGTTGGGATGGATCAAAAATAGATGACTGAATATTGTAGTTAGGGTTGTGGGGGAAagacaaaaaggaaaaatatttcTTTAAAGGAATTTCTGACCATGTAATTCATCAAAGCGTAGATTGCAAGAAACAAACTGATTAAACTGTCCGTTCATTCCGTTGTGGCAGACATCATCATGAAAAATGCTCCAATAGCACTATAAGATCATGTAATGCAAACTGAGATAAACTCCCCGTTGCTCATAATGACTAGATCGAGTCAAAAACAaatcaagcaaaaaaaaaaaatctccataGATTTTTACCTGGCCTCAATATATTTTGATCGAGTGACGTGGAGCATAGGTGGCGAAATCCTAACCTAACACGTGTAAGCTCGGTTGTGGAGATCGTTCACGCGAGGTCAAAACAAGAACAGAGATTGTTCATGTACCTACTACCCAGTCCTACCATGTAACTTGGATTTTTCTCATAGATCCCTGTATATACAGAAAAGTCTATGAAATAGTTATCAGCCGACTGTTTTTAAAAGATTAATATTTTTGTAATTGGTTTACTTTTGGCTCTTTGTAGTTTGTGATGTCCGTATCAGCAACGTCcataagaagaagagaaaaaactGATTAATTTCCCAGAGGCAGCAATAATGCGAATAAAGTAACACCGACTTTCACCGCCCAGCTATGTCATCAACTCTTCTACTTCTTCTCCTTCTATTGCGATGTGCATGGTTTTCGTGTTTGAAAACTCAAATGAGTGAGTGGTGATACTGTTCCCAGTGGTCTGTGTATGATGAGAATTGCTCGGGCATGCTAGAGGAAAAGGACACTCAAATTTGTGTACTATGTATGTACTGCGTAAATCATTTTGCTTCTTATTAAATGATGGATACGGAGAACAATTCGAGTCGAGATTGTTGACTAAACTCGtgctttgttgttgttgttgtgaacttgtgagGCATTCCGAAATAGAAAGCAAGGTATTACCGAATATAGCATtggaaatttttttgttttaaatctTGCAAATAGAGGGTTGTTCCATCCAAGTGTCCAACTATGTTGCACTGTTAATGGTGATATGATACTCCAGGATATGGCGATACggcaaatattaaaaaattaggaCATAACATGTTAGTTAAATACAAATTAGATAGTGCTAACTAGTCACAGATTCTTTGTGATTTCACTAAGCTAATTGCTACGAGGCCCAATTAATAATTCAGACCATCTAGCCTCACATTTCTCTTCTCTGAGAGCGAAAACAATTGCTTGAGCATTAGATTCACAATGAGATTAATGTCTACAAGATTGTAAAGATCTATACAGATTAGGAAAGAGGTAGCTATAGGTGTTGGAACTATGATAACAATAGACACATAGTGATGGACTCGTTGGGAATTCTAGTGGGCTAGTTTATACAAGGCCCAATTAATGCTTTGGACCAAGGTCTATGGGCAATTACCTTAGTGATTTGGGGATTATCTATCAGTCTGACAATCACTATGTGGACTTTCATCCAATCACGATTAAACCGGAAGTTTAATGCCATAAGTCTGATGTAGTTACGCAGCTTGCGCCACGTGTGTCCCTATAAGCAACTAGTGGTGATTAGTGAACTAAACTAATAGAaggcttcttttttttatttattttttttatttttttttatgacataaACTAACAGAAGGTTGATCTCGTAATGGAATGTTGAAGATAATCAGGTACCCTCAAATTCGATTTAGCACCACTTTTAAATTATCTATGGTTTTATTGTTTATGGTTTTAAATTACAATCTCGTAAACTTTTAACTactaatataattttttttttaactaaaaaTTGATAGCATTAGATCAACAGCTAGAAACTGACTAtcttatcaaaaaaataaaaaaaagctaGAAATTGACTAAAGACTACAAACATAAAGAGATTGATGGGGAAACAATTAATTTTCTATTCAAGCTCCAAAAAGAGAAGCCGCAAACTCTCTCCTAGGGTTAGGGTCTGCGTttgtgagagaaaaaaaatttcaacaaagaatGGCCTCTGTTGATGCAATGGCAGCAAACTTGCCTCCTCCCTCGCTATTGTACGTAGATGGGAAGCGGCCTGTTGATCTGCGTCCATCTAAGGGACTGCGACAACCGAAAGTTTTCATGCTTGGAAAACTATTAACTGCAAGGGACTATACACGCAGGTCATTCATGGGAATGTTCAGGTATGCGTGAAGGATTAATGGTACTCTCTGTGTCGAAGAGGCTGGGGAAGATGATCGCGTTCTGATTTCCTTTCGGATCCGATCGatagggctagggtttggaaGGGCGGCCCCTAGCGATTCAATCGAGTCCCGATCGCTTTGGCGGAGTATGATGGGGTGAGCCCGGTGATGTCAGTGCCACTGCAGAAGTCATCGTACTAGATGACGTTGATGGGTGTTCCACCGACGTTTAGATCTGAAAGGATCATGCGCCCTTATAGACAGCACAATCGGGGAGTTTATGGAGTTTGACCAGACGACTTTTCAGACTAGAGTGTTGCGAATCTGGGTGGAAATCGCATATGTGACGCCATTGCTGCTCAGGCGTCGTTTCTAGGTTGAGGACGAGGTCCAATTTGTGGTacaattcaaatatgacaaGTTGTTTGGCCGGTGTAATAGGTGTGGGCTCGTTACTCATGTGGGATTAACATGCTTCGAGCCGGAGTTGATGGAGGACGAACAGGGACTAGTAGGGATGGCGGAGCAGCCATCAGCCTTGGCGGTGCTGCGTGGTGGGCCGGAAACAAGTGCGGCTACAACTAGGGTTTTGGCAAATGCATGGCCAAACCCTAGTTTTCCAGGCCCAGGTTTCCCAAGCTATTCCAGAAGTCTTTCTACCGCATAATGTTGTTAACACGCGCCGAACTAGAAGGCAGGTGCAGATTAGGGAGCTTGAGGAGCCTTGGCAGGAGGTACCAACCATTACGGGTGCGCATCGTCATAGAGAAGGAGAGGAGGTAATCATCTCTCCTAAAAAGCTTCGTCTTAGTTTGGCTGTAGATAAGAAAAACCTAGATGCAATGACTATGGGTCTTGTTGAATCACCTACTAGTGCTATGGAGCAGCCAAAGAGAAAGCGTGGTCGTCCTATAGGTAGTCTCAATAAGATGCCATATGGTACTGCAGGAAAGAGCAAAATGGTCGAGAAGGATGAGGACCAAGGTAAGAAGACTAAGAGGAACAACAAGAAgaccaacctgatgccgaggttgttagTTGCTGAAGATTGAGCTAATTCCGACCCTAAGGGGAAGGAGTTGACCCTTGTCTAGCTAGGTTCTCTTATGATTAGACATTTTGAATGCAGGGGCGGAGGGAGGCAGGGGcccagtgggtcccgtgccccactcaacttttcagaaaaaaattaatatgtatatatataatattaatattatattaatatGAGGTTTATATTatgtatttttatatttttttctcaatttaTCTCTATCCATCATCTTCAGTTCTTCACgtgctcttctttctttctgtttttttttatgggaTTGTTTGAGGTCCCACGCTTGACTTTCTAttgatatatataatgtatatatatatatattttttttttttttatccgaATCatgctcttctttcttttctaaatcTGTTTGACATCAATATATAATAAAACTTTGTTACGGTTAATGATTTCTATTTCCTAGTTACTTACAGATTTCTAAGTCCAAtagaaaaacaattaaaaaaaatattttattacattactaacatgtatatatatatatatatatatatatatctcatcaAGTAATGATTCTAAATCAATTCTTTTGTAAAGAGTATTATTGTAGTCGCTTCTTTTGGTTCTCACTACTTCTCTATTCTTCATTTAAATATGTTAAGATactttaaaagaaaagaaaatcctgATGCAGAGGAGTCGTCGGGTATAAATACCTCATTGGAGTCATcccctacaaaaaaaaaataaagactatCATTCCAGAGAAGTCTTGTCCCGAAGTTAATGATTGcttaatttcatatattgagaaaGACATTTTTACTAGTATAGATGATGAGACTATCATGCAAcgatttcaaaatatgaaatctcGTCGAGGACAATTACCATTGTAATAGATAGAAATcatatttgaagattttatatgttttttcatttaaatatatatatatatatatatatatatatatatatatatatattttggtgCCCCAGTAAGCCTAAAttcctggctccgccactgtttGAATGCAAGTCTTGTTTATAGTAGGGTTAAATCTCTATAGGCtcttctaagatgtttctagtttgtttttgtaccacaattgcgtgtagGCAAAGTAGACTAGATGATTGATTTTGCCTTAGAAAGCGAGGTTTGTCTTGCTTACTTAGGCTTGCtttcagcgagcgtcccttaGCTCTTAATGAGTTTTGCTAGGCTTAGATAGGTTTTCTTGGTTATCGACCGATTTACTTGTGCAAGTTCTGTGAACTCTGGCCTGTTTCTATGGCTTGATAATTCCTATTCAAAAACATTAATTCTCTATTCAAACATTGCTTGTTAATTTAAATAATTATCTATGCCATATGCCTAATTGCTTTACATATATTTCCTTTTCGGACGGATTTTACAATTCCCATAAACTAAAGTCTCCACACGTAGTTGACTAACATACCCCTTGTCAACAAAGTAAAGCCGTTGttaaaacaaacaacaaaatataCCTCAAAACTAATTACAAAATTAACAGCTTTCATATCCAGATTAATTCTGATCAATAGCAGAGATGATTAATACCatttttgaaatataaaatcaaaaaatattttaattttaatatttagaaaaaaaaactatatcatCCCCCATGGAATGATCAAACCACCTGAATTTTATGGTTTTACCAAAAGTTAATTCTTTAACCCACTAAAGGAAAAACATCACATagtttacccttttttttttttttggcaaaatcAAATAATTACCCCAAATGGTAAATGAGATAACTATTACATCCGATAGATTCGGCACAGACTCGTATGGTAAACAAGAAACGACATCGTCAAGAGCATTTCAAGTAAAACAAAATTCTGCCCCCTCCTCCTTCTACTCCTTCCGGTCCAAACCCAGAAAGGTCAAAAATATCAACACCCCAGCCGAAAAGAATCATAATTTTTCCCGTCAGAAATGGTGGGCTTTCACTTTTCATACATCATCACATCATAAAACCGTTGCGCAATTAACATCAATCTTCGCGTCTTCCGTTCAAACACTCTAAAACTCTTACCCTCGTCGTTAACCCCGCTCTGATTCTCAGCCCCTCCTCCGATCTGAGAACCAAAGCCCGACGACGTTGGACGGCGAGATCAAAGGTCATTagctccccccccccccaatctcATCTCAGCCGTCCATCTCTACTTCTCCACCACAGCACTACCTCTCTCCATCTCCGCCGGCGAGTCACAGAACTGGATGGAAAGTTCTAGAACGGCTCAATTCGCGTGAAGCAAACTCTGTTCCGATTCGAGTTCGTCAAGACGGAGTTCGCAAAGCCACGTGGCGCGATGAGGGGGGGCTGGATGAACCGGCGAGGGGTTCAGAGGTTCCGGCAGGCGCTGATCTCGACCGTCGGATCGGTGAAGATTAAGCTCGTGCTCGGATTCTGCATCGGCTTTACTCTCATCGCTCTCGCCGGCCGCGCTTCGGAGTTTATGGGATGGACGAGTCACACTGCTTCGCTGGAACGGTTCTCCGGTTCGAGGTGAGTGAAGTTAGTCGCGGAGTTGCTTAATTTGATTAGCAGCTATTGAATTGCGGATCACTGTTAATTGGATTCTGATTTTGGTAATAAGCTCGGTGTTTAGTGTTTAATAATTAATagtttgtgaatttgattactGTTAGTTGGATTTCTATATTTAGCAAATGAGCTCTTAATTGATTTTCAAACTCTATCGAAAAGctaaattaagaaaatttaatCATCAAAATCTTGAATTTTCGCTAGATCTTATTGGTGAAATGGTGGGAAATAAATTTTTGAATCTTCTTATTTTGGAGTCTACTACTTTCCACtttgataaaatagaaaaagaaaaagaatttggTTCAAATTTTCCATATGAGATAATTGCAGGAGTAAGTTGGATGGAACatttttagaaataaaaacaaaaattcaacATATCAGAGTTAGACTTCACCGAAAAGGGAGTATGGACTCCCGCGATGTTTTTTCACGTATAAATTGCTGGACAACATGAGTTTTAAGTCAATTATATATAGTACTAGAGATATCAGTTCTTATGAAATTCATGCTGTAATCTGCAATTTGTACACAGGAAAGGATATGCTATTGTAATGAACACATGGAAGAGATATGATCTTTTGAAGCAGTCTATTTCTCACTATTCCAGATGTCCACGGCTTGATTCGATACATATTGTGTGGAGTGAGCCAAGTCCTCCATCAGATTCTCTGAAAAAATTTCTAAACCACATTATAGAGTTGAACACTAGAGATGGACGACAAGTTAAATTGAAATTCGATATCAATAAGGAAGACAGTTTGAACAACAGATTTAAAGAAATTCCAGATTTGGAAACGGATGCTGTCTTCTCTATTGATGATGATGTCATATTCCCTTGCTCTTCTGTAGAATTTGCTTTTGATGTTTGGCAAAGTGCATCAGATACTATGGTTGGCTTTGTGCCTCGTATGCACTGGGTTGATCCCACGGTATGCCTCAATCTGTCATATATTTCCTTTTGCTGCAATTTTAATTTCTGAGTTTTTCTACCCCCAGTAGAGACAGTGATGAACTCGTTATTTCTGTTAATTGTTTTCTACTTGTATAGGCTAGACAACCTTTATATTAATGACCATTAGCATTTACTCAAGAAAGCCATTTCTTTTCATGATGTTGAAAACTCTTGATGGAAAACTTGGTCAACCATCTGACCTATTTATGTGTGCAGAATGGTCATATGGATCATTACATATATGGTGGATGGTGGTCGGTTTGGTGGACTGGTACATACAGTATGGTACTCTCTAAGGCAGCCTTCTTCCACAAAAAGTACCTAAGACTCTACACAAATGAAATGCCAGCATCAATCAAAGACTTTATAACCAAGAACAGGTTTCTCATTTGTTGCTTAAGTTTTCTTATGGATCTTGTATTTTCAGTTGTCTCTGCAAATGTACGtgtgtttgttttaatgtacaCAATTACTGAATCTTGGATTGAATTTCATCAGGAACTGTGAAGACATTGCAATGTCTTTTCTTGTAGCAAATGTGACTGGTGCTCCCCCTATATGGGTTAAAGGTAATCCTATATCCTATAAATTACATAGTTTTAAGTTTGATTCCTTGCATCTTCTTGTTTGCCTTTGTATTGTATGCTGTGCAATGAATGACAATTTTGGTCATTTGGTCATGTGCCTTTGTCCGTGATTCATCCTTACAATTTGGAGTGTTCAGAACTGATCATACTTGTGTGATCTTTGTGGGGCTGTGCTGATCATGACTCATCAACTTGATCCTTAATTTTCAGTTTCCAGAATCTTATTTATAGCTTCTACTTGAGCCTACTGTCCTGCTGTGTGCAACCATGTTGCTTATTACGTGTTTTGAAGTCATTTTGGTCTATACTTCGTCTTTCAAATTTTAGGTTGTGGCAGGACCACACGAATGTTGACAATTGAGGGGGACATGTCCAGTATTAGTACACACTTTAGGCTTGAATGACATTTTCTTGTTTCGTTAGATTTGAACTGCTAACTCTTTTGAGGGAATACTTATGGTTCCTAGGGTTATCACTTTTCAGACATGTCCCAAGTCCTCCATGATTAGGTCTTTAGGAAGTGGGTTTTgtttacacttttttttttgcctttctcTTTGAACGAAAATATGTCCCCCCATCATTTGTTTGCTGGAGAATATGAGTATCCATGATttcatttctattttttatttatgtattaATTATATCTGTATGTTCTATTTTCATTCAGGTAAGATATTTGAGATTGGATCAACCGGAATCAGTAGCATGGGAGGACATACTGAAAAAAGAACCCACTGCGTTGATAGATTCGCCGCTGAGTTTGGGCGAATGCCATTGGTACCGACTTCTGTGAAAGCTGTCGACAGTCGCAACATCTGGTTTTGGTGATTTCAGAGCTTACATTGTCTTTGATCAAATTGCTGGAAGATTTTCCAGTCTCTGAGTTCTGCCTAAGCTATTCCTATAGGCTAT
Protein-coding regions in this window:
- the LOC133715785 gene encoding glycosylinositol phosphorylceramide mannosyl transferase 1, translating into MRGGWMNRRGVQRFRQALISTVGSVKIKLVLGFCIGFTLIALAGRASEFMGWTSHTASLERFSGSRKGYAIVMNTWKRYDLLKQSISHYSRCPRLDSIHIVWSEPSPPSDSLKKFLNHIIELNTRDGRQVKLKFDINKEDSLNNRFKEIPDLETDAVFSIDDDVIFPCSSVEFAFDVWQSASDTMVGFVPRMHWVDPTNGHMDHYIYGGWWSVWWTGTYSMVLSKAAFFHKKYLRLYTNEMPASIKDFITKNRNCEDIAMSFLVANVTGAPPIWVKGKIFEIGSTGISSMGGHTEKRTHCVDRFAAEFGRMPLVPTSVKAVDSRNIWFW